CATCGCCCGCTCAATCGACCTCTTGAAGCCCGGCGGGCTGGCAGCCTTCTTGACGAGCAGCGGCACCATGGACAAGGCAGACGCGACGGCGCGCACGCATATCGCAAAATCGGCCAATCTCGTCGCCGCCATCCGACTGCCCGAGGGCAGCTTCCGCCGTGACGCCGGTACGGACACCGTCGTCGACATCCTCTTCTTCCGCAAGCGCAAGATCGCCGAGGCGCAGGACGACGTTTCGTG
This genomic window from Phosphitispora fastidiosa contains:
- a CDS encoding class I SAM-dependent methyltransferase produces the protein IARSIDLLKPGGLAAFLTSSGTMDKADATARTHIAKSANLVAAIRLPEGSFRRDAGTDTVVDILFFRKRKIAEAQDDVS